Proteins encoded in a region of the Tumebacillus sp. BK434 genome:
- a CDS encoding globin has translation MIGGGETIRRLVDAFYKRVGEHPGLKDMFPADLTETADKQYLFLTQFFGGPQLYSDKYGHPMLRARHMPFAVTPERAKFWLGCMREAMDEIGLEGPVADYIYDRFIQTAHHMVNTAE, from the coding sequence ATGATCGGCGGAGGCGAGACGATCCGTCGTCTGGTCGATGCTTTCTACAAACGGGTCGGCGAGCACCCCGGCCTGAAAGACATGTTCCCGGCCGACCTGACCGAGACGGCCGACAAGCAGTACCTGTTCCTGACCCAATTCTTCGGCGGCCCGCAGCTGTATTCCGACAAGTACGGCCACCCGATGCTCCGTGCCCGCCACATGCCGTTTGCCGTCACGCCCGAGCGGGCAAAATTCTGGCTCGGCTGCATGCGCGAAGCGATGGATGAGATCGGCCTTGAAGGCCCGGTCGCCGACTATATCTACGACCGCTTCATCCAGACCGCCCACCACATGGTGAACACTGCCGAATAA
- a CDS encoding S8 family peptidase — translation MADAKRTAKLFAVLVLAGVLLPAHSAAELQSQFLIHDGEEPVEQEVHPDRFLLKVRADKTHKVLAKYGLTLKKKIGRSDWKLVAVPDGEALVYAAKLTKDRDVLAAEPDYVMRMSEAPNDPSYDSQYHLQSLQLERAWGLRKSAGQDVTAQTVAILDTGVDLLHPDLAAQIVSGYDAVNDDWQADDDQGHGTHCAGIAAAIGNNGVLGTGVNPQAKIMPVKVLDAHGQGYTSDILDGMYFAVDAGADVLNLAFDGGGYQLAFQDAVNYAWSSDRLVVAAAGNRSSYQYAYPAAYSNVISVASTDGSDALSYFSNRGTWVDLAAPGASIYSTRRGGGMTTMSGTSMAAAEVAGLATLIRAAYPDASNEELRDRLFSGAEQVAGAGSSFWYGRVNAYNSLQPFY, via the coding sequence ATGGCCGATGCGAAGCGAACTGCAAAGCTTTTCGCCGTGCTGGTGCTGGCGGGAGTGCTGCTTCCGGCGCATTCGGCTGCAGAGTTGCAAAGCCAGTTTTTGATCCACGATGGGGAGGAGCCGGTGGAGCAGGAAGTTCATCCTGACCGGTTCTTGCTCAAAGTGCGCGCCGACAAAACGCACAAGGTGCTGGCGAAGTACGGGCTGACCTTGAAAAAGAAAATCGGGCGCTCCGACTGGAAGCTGGTCGCTGTGCCGGACGGGGAGGCGCTCGTCTACGCGGCGAAGCTGACGAAGGACAGAGACGTGCTGGCGGCCGAACCGGACTATGTGATGCGGATGAGCGAGGCACCGAACGACCCGTCGTACGATAGCCAGTACCATTTGCAAAGCCTGCAGTTGGAGCGGGCATGGGGGTTACGTAAAAGTGCAGGTCAAGACGTGACCGCGCAGACGGTGGCGATCCTCGACACCGGCGTCGACCTGCTGCATCCCGACTTGGCGGCGCAGATCGTCAGCGGGTATGATGCGGTCAACGACGACTGGCAGGCTGACGATGACCAAGGGCACGGCACACACTGCGCCGGAATCGCGGCGGCGATCGGCAACAACGGGGTGCTGGGCACCGGGGTGAACCCGCAAGCGAAGATCATGCCGGTGAAAGTGCTGGATGCGCACGGGCAGGGCTATACGTCAGACATCCTCGACGGGATGTATTTTGCTGTCGATGCAGGGGCGGACGTCTTAAACCTGGCGTTTGACGGCGGCGGCTACCAGCTGGCGTTTCAAGATGCGGTCAACTACGCGTGGAGCAGCGATCGGCTGGTGGTGGCGGCGGCTGGCAATCGGAGCTCCTATCAGTACGCCTATCCTGCCGCGTACAGCAATGTGATCTCGGTCGCCTCGACGGACGGCAGCGATGCCCTCTCCTATTTTTCCAACCGCGGCACGTGGGTCGATCTGGCGGCGCCCGGCGCGTCGATCTATTCGACCCGGCGGGGCGGCGGGATGACCACCATGTCCGGCACGTCGATGGCTGCTGCCGAGGTGGCCGGGCTGGCGACACTGATCCGGGCGGCCTATCCGGACGCGTCCAATGAAGAGCTGCGCGACCGCTTGTTCTCCGGAGCGGAGCAGGTCGCAGGGGCTGGTTCAAGTTTTTGGTACGGACGTGTGAATGCATACAACTCCCTGCAGCCTTTTTATTGA
- a CDS encoding MarR family transcriptional regulator, whose protein sequence is MRNTVEEQLLRLFRKLSAEYRHELNRDLSGPQVQVLEALDRNGPLKVSDLAERLYVTVGAITLLADRLNKGGYLTRERSEKDRRVVMLAITEPGRELLDQAKVIRKRLFTKYFGILSEEDTADLIRVLTKITEQFEEGNHGGTR, encoded by the coding sequence GTGCGCAATACTGTCGAAGAACAATTACTCAGGTTGTTTCGCAAACTGAGCGCCGAATATCGCCATGAACTCAACCGCGATCTGTCCGGCCCGCAAGTGCAGGTCTTGGAAGCGCTCGATCGGAACGGACCGCTGAAAGTATCCGATCTCGCAGAGCGGCTCTATGTGACGGTCGGCGCGATCACGCTGTTGGCCGACCGCCTGAACAAAGGCGGCTATCTGACTCGGGAGCGTTCGGAAAAGGACCGCCGTGTGGTGATGCTGGCGATTACCGAACCGGGACGCGAGCTGCTGGATCAGGCTAAAGTGATTCGAAAGCGGTTGTTTACGAAGTATTTTGGCATCCTATCGGAAGAGGACACTGCTGATCTCATTCGGGTGTTGACCAAAATCACAGAGCAGTTTGAGGAGGGGAATCATGGAGGAACTCGATAG
- a CDS encoding MDR family MFS transporter: MEELDRRTKIMIMIAIMASMLFASLNQTIVGTALPRIIAELGGMEYYSWVFTIYMLTSSVTGLLVGKLSDMYGRKPFILVGLGLFMLGAFLTGTSQDIIQMILYRGLQGFGGGFIMSTAFSAVGDLFPPRERGKWQGLMGAVFGMSAVIGPFLGGWIVDNTDWKWVFWVNLPIGVIAFLLILRLFPKKAGKVEGRVDYAGAIFATGFLVPLLLAFSWGGSKYEWGSGMIIGLFFGAFVSLLLFIWAESRAEQPVLPLALFKNGIFNVVNLIGFLSGVAMFGSIMYIPLFVQGVVGTSATASGLVTMPMMVSMVACSALSGQITSRTGKYKFMALIGSVVLALGMFLLTRMSTETTNLVASIDMIVVGAGLGFSMPILMLAVQNATSQSLIGVTSSAVQLFRQIGGTVGVAIMGTLMNHRIQDELSKILPDQVKQFLAAPQMAEHAKDLTNPQLLVAPAQLAQIRHALPEQAQPIFDQLITALKTALVAGLDEVFLVGFVISLAALLITFFLKEIPLRTSNKDPEPAGPENNNNPELQPSGS, from the coding sequence ATGGAGGAACTCGATAGAAGGACAAAGATCATGATCATGATCGCGATCATGGCGAGCATGCTGTTCGCATCGCTCAACCAGACGATCGTCGGCACCGCGTTGCCGCGCATCATCGCCGAGCTCGGCGGGATGGAATATTATTCGTGGGTCTTTACGATCTACATGCTGACGTCGAGCGTTACCGGCCTGCTGGTCGGCAAGCTGTCCGACATGTACGGACGCAAGCCGTTCATCCTGGTCGGTCTCGGGCTGTTTATGCTCGGCGCGTTTTTGACGGGCACCTCTCAAGATATCATTCAAATGATCTTATACCGCGGTTTGCAGGGCTTTGGCGGCGGCTTTATCATGTCGACCGCATTCTCGGCGGTCGGCGACTTGTTCCCGCCGCGTGAACGCGGGAAATGGCAAGGGCTGATGGGGGCCGTGTTCGGCATGTCGGCTGTCATCGGGCCGTTCCTCGGCGGCTGGATTGTCGACAACACCGACTGGAAATGGGTGTTCTGGGTCAACCTGCCGATCGGCGTGATCGCCTTCCTGCTGATCCTGCGCCTGTTCCCGAAGAAGGCGGGCAAGGTGGAAGGTCGCGTCGACTATGCCGGCGCTATTTTTGCCACCGGCTTCCTCGTGCCGCTGCTGCTGGCGTTCTCGTGGGGCGGCTCGAAGTACGAATGGGGCTCCGGGATGATCATCGGGCTGTTTTTCGGCGCGTTCGTCTCCCTGCTGCTGTTCATCTGGGCGGAAAGCCGCGCCGAGCAGCCGGTGTTGCCGCTCGCGCTCTTTAAGAACGGCATCTTCAACGTCGTCAACCTGATCGGCTTCCTGAGCGGTGTGGCGATGTTCGGCTCGATCATGTACATTCCGTTGTTTGTGCAAGGCGTAGTCGGCACGTCGGCGACCGCTTCCGGGCTCGTCACGATGCCGATGATGGTCTCGATGGTGGCTTGTTCGGCGCTGTCCGGGCAGATCACGTCCAGAACGGGCAAATACAAGTTCATGGCGCTGATCGGTTCCGTGGTGCTGGCACTGGGGATGTTCCTGCTCACGCGCATGTCCACCGAAACGACCAACCTGGTGGCTTCGATCGACATGATCGTCGTCGGCGCAGGCCTCGGCTTCTCGATGCCGATCCTGATGCTGGCGGTGCAGAACGCAACGTCACAGAGCCTGATCGGTGTCACGTCTTCTGCGGTGCAGCTGTTCCGTCAGATCGGCGGTACGGTCGGCGTCGCGATCATGGGCACCTTGATGAACCACCGGATTCAAGATGAGCTCAGCAAAATTCTGCCGGATCAGGTCAAGCAATTCCTTGCCGCTCCGCAGATGGCTGAGCATGCGAAAGACTTGACCAACCCGCAGCTGCTGGTCGCTCCGGCGCAGTTGGCACAGATCCGCCACGCGCTGCCGGAACAGGCCCAGCCGATCTTCGATCAGCTGATCACCGCGCTGAAAACGGCGCTGGTCGCCGGCCTCGACGAAGTGTTCCTCGTCGGGTTTGTCATCTCGCTTGCGGCGCTGCTGATCACCTTCTTCCTGAAGGAGATCCCGCTGCGCACTTCGAACAAAGATCCGGAACCTGCGGGTCCGGAAAACAACAACAACCCGGAATTGCAACCGTCCGGCTCCTGA
- a CDS encoding GMC family oxidoreductase, producing MRSHDPIHHNVCHYEGHRFDDLDHRKYPDEADVVIVGAGAAGGVLAYELSRAGLRVVVIEAGPFWNPQSDFASDELAMGHLGWQDTRIVDGQNPLRMGHNNSGRGVGGGTTHFTGVFLRFHESDFETMTRDGVGADWPISYRDLAPYYDYIERSIGVSGPKKFPWGPFNGPYPMPEREPLSANAEMFRIGCAELGMKSVVAPLAINSAPFDGRPPCINRGFCNQGCMPNAKYSGLVHHIPKAIAAGAEILTDCMVTQVELDETGKAQSIIFQHDGVDYRQRGKVIILASFVVETPRLLLASATKGHPDGLANSSGTVGRFIMPHSSHDVYGRFEQEIRLYKGTPVLATTQELYETRLDRGFRRGYTLHAHGSRPVAMSKGLATQAGIWGKRLRETMIDYNHYGRVTLVGEVLPHPDNRVTLTDEKDEYGLPLPKVTFSYGENDRKLIDHAVYMMQEIIKAANGTPEFVVEDTAHLMGGCRMGRDPQTSVTNEWCQTHDIPNLYICSAASFVTSGGANPTNTVMALAARTAAYIQEQFRTREH from the coding sequence ATGCGTAGCCACGACCCCATCCATCATAACGTCTGCCATTATGAAGGGCATCGCTTCGATGACCTCGACCACCGCAAATATCCGGACGAAGCGGATGTGGTCATCGTCGGCGCGGGCGCGGCCGGCGGTGTGCTGGCCTATGAGCTGAGCCGGGCCGGACTGCGCGTCGTGGTGATTGAAGCCGGGCCGTTCTGGAACCCGCAGTCCGACTTCGCCTCCGACGAACTGGCGATGGGGCATCTCGGCTGGCAGGACACGCGCATCGTCGACGGGCAGAACCCGCTTCGCATGGGGCACAACAACTCCGGGCGCGGGGTCGGCGGTGGCACGACGCATTTTACGGGCGTGTTTTTGCGGTTTCATGAAAGCGACTTTGAGACGATGACGCGGGATGGGGTCGGCGCGGACTGGCCGATCTCGTATCGCGATCTGGCGCCCTATTACGACTACATCGAGCGTTCGATCGGCGTGTCCGGGCCGAAGAAGTTTCCGTGGGGGCCGTTCAACGGGCCGTACCCGATGCCGGAGCGGGAGCCGTTGTCGGCCAATGCGGAGATGTTTCGGATCGGCTGTGCAGAGCTGGGGATGAAAAGCGTGGTCGCGCCGCTGGCGATCAACTCCGCGCCGTTCGACGGGCGTCCGCCCTGCATCAATCGGGGCTTCTGCAACCAAGGCTGCATGCCGAACGCCAAATACTCCGGCCTCGTGCATCACATCCCGAAAGCGATCGCCGCCGGGGCGGAGATCTTGACCGACTGCATGGTGACGCAGGTCGAGCTCGATGAGACGGGCAAAGCGCAGAGCATCATCTTCCAGCATGACGGCGTGGACTACCGCCAGCGCGGGAAAGTGATCATCCTCGCCTCCTTTGTGGTCGAGACACCCCGCCTGTTGCTCGCTTCGGCGACCAAAGGCCACCCGGACGGGCTGGCCAACTCCAGCGGCACGGTCGGACGCTTCATCATGCCGCACTCCTCGCACGACGTGTACGGGCGATTCGAGCAGGAGATCCGGCTGTACAAAGGCACGCCGGTGCTGGCGACGACGCAGGAACTGTACGAGACGCGGCTCGACCGGGGCTTTCGGCGCGGCTATACCTTGCATGCGCACGGTTCGCGCCCGGTGGCGATGAGCAAAGGGCTGGCGACGCAGGCGGGCATCTGGGGCAAACGGCTGCGCGAAACGATGATCGACTACAACCACTACGGCCGGGTGACGCTGGTCGGCGAGGTGTTGCCCCATCCTGACAATCGGGTCACCTTGACCGATGAGAAAGACGAGTACGGGCTGCCGCTGCCCAAGGTGACATTTTCCTACGGCGAGAATGACCGCAAGCTGATCGACCATGCGGTCTACATGATGCAAGAGATCATCAAAGCGGCCAACGGGACGCCGGAGTTCGTCGTCGAGGACACCGCCCACCTGATGGGCGGCTGCCGCATGGGGCGCGATCCGCAGACGTCTGTCACCAACGAGTGGTGCCAGACGCATGACATCCCCAACCTCTACATCTGCTCCGCCGCTTCCTTCGTCACCTCCGGCGGCGCCAACCCGACCAACACCGTCATGGCCCTCGCCGCCCGAACGGCCGCCTACATCCAAGAGCAGTTCCGCACGCGCGAGCATTAA
- a CDS encoding S8 family serine peptidase produces the protein MLKNKMTQTLLALAVLSSAAVFTTAPVQAEEEEKVIYADDRLIVQIEDGINPKEVAAEYGIETVQPLGEGVENWHIFYVKPGEVDYWLDKLRDAKYIKLIERDIKIFPKLLYPDPEYKYQWHQEFIGADKLWKYDHTYRTIAFIDSGVDYSHADLRSRIIPGYDFVNRDTIADDELGSGTHVAGIAAAAHNFTGGKGVDASAYIMPLKVLDKDGSTYTSTITEAIYWAANHGAHVISITPGTTTGRTSSMESAVNYAWQKGSFLVANAGNNSSSTPRYPAAYANVFSVAATDPDDKIWYRSNRGLWVDLAAPGTYIYSTRLGGGMEHKTGTEQAAAVTAGAASLLWQGNMSNLQVRNKLIELAIPIPYTGTYWEYGRLNLI, from the coding sequence ATGTTGAAAAACAAAATGACCCAAACGTTGCTTGCGCTGGCGGTGTTGTCGTCAGCAGCCGTCTTTACGACGGCTCCGGTGCAGGCGGAGGAAGAGGAGAAAGTCATCTATGCGGATGACCGCTTGATCGTACAGATCGAAGATGGTATCAATCCAAAAGAGGTGGCGGCCGAGTACGGCATCGAAACGGTGCAGCCGCTCGGGGAAGGCGTGGAGAACTGGCACATCTTCTATGTAAAGCCGGGGGAAGTTGATTACTGGCTGGACAAGCTTCGCGACGCCAAGTACATCAAGCTGATCGAGCGCGACATCAAGATCTTCCCGAAATTGTTGTATCCCGACCCGGAATATAAATATCAATGGCACCAGGAGTTTATCGGCGCCGACAAGCTCTGGAAATACGACCATACGTATCGCACGATCGCCTTTATCGACAGCGGGGTGGACTACAGCCACGCCGACCTGAGGAGCAGAATCATACCGGGGTACGACTTTGTCAACCGCGACACGATCGCCGACGACGAGTTGGGCAGCGGCACGCACGTCGCGGGGATCGCAGCCGCCGCGCACAACTTTACCGGCGGCAAAGGGGTCGATGCCAGCGCCTACATCATGCCGCTGAAAGTGTTGGACAAGGACGGGTCCACCTATACGTCGACGATCACCGAGGCGATCTATTGGGCGGCAAATCACGGGGCGCATGTGATCAGCATCACGCCGGGCACGACGACCGGGCGCACGTCCTCCATGGAGTCGGCCGTCAACTACGCCTGGCAAAAGGGCAGCTTCCTCGTCGCCAACGCCGGCAACAACAGCAGCTCGACGCCGCGCTATCCGGCCGCCTATGCCAACGTCTTCTCCGTGGCTGCGACCGACCCGGACGACAAGATCTGGTACCGCAGCAACCGCGGGCTGTGGGTGGACCTCGCAGCGCCCGGCACGTACATCTACTCGACAAGGCTTGGCGGTGGCATGGAGCACAAAACTGGAACGGAACAGGCCGCAGCGGTGACGGCAGGCGCGGCCTCGCTGCTCTGGCAAGGCAACATGAGCAACCTGCAAGTGCGTAACAAGCTGATCGAACTGGCCATCCCGATCCCGTACACCGGCACCTATTGGGAATACGGGCGTCTCAACCTGATCTAA
- the trmB gene encoding tRNA (guanosine(46)-N7)-methyltransferase TrmB yields the protein MHKEAGRIVEMASNHKGKWRELFGNDNPLYIEIGTGRGRFISTLAAQNPDINYVGIELEHELLGKVGKKAEELEVGKNLLLTPADAARLVEFFEPGEVNRIYLNFSDPWPKSRHAKRRLTYRDFLQSYRTVLRADGAVHFKTDNRDLYEFSLNEFAEDDWKLSAITLDLHNSPWMEGNVMTEYEEKFSSQGMPIYRLEARPYPKRPEYPSN from the coding sequence ATGCATAAAGAAGCAGGACGGATTGTCGAGATGGCGAGCAACCATAAAGGCAAATGGCGGGAGCTGTTTGGCAACGACAATCCGCTGTATATTGAGATCGGCACCGGACGGGGCCGCTTCATCTCGACGCTGGCGGCGCAGAATCCGGACATCAACTATGTCGGCATCGAGCTGGAGCATGAACTGCTCGGCAAAGTCGGCAAAAAGGCGGAAGAGCTGGAGGTCGGCAAGAACCTGCTCCTGACCCCGGCCGATGCGGCGCGCCTGGTCGAATTTTTCGAACCGGGGGAAGTGAACCGCATCTACCTCAACTTCTCCGACCCGTGGCCGAAGTCGCGCCACGCCAAGCGCCGCTTGACCTACCGCGACTTCCTGCAGTCGTACCGCACGGTGCTGCGCGCAGACGGTGCGGTGCATTTTAAGACGGACAACCGCGATCTGTACGAGTTCTCCTTGAACGAGTTCGCCGAAGACGACTGGAAGCTGTCGGCGATCACGCTCGACCTGCACAACAGCCCGTGGATGGAAGGCAACGTGATGACGGAGTACGAAGAGAAGTTCTCCTCGCAGGGCATGCCGATCTACCGCTTGGAAGCGAGACCTTATCCGAAACGCCCGGAATACCCCTCCAACTAG
- a CDS encoding gluconate 2-dehydrogenase subunit 3 family protein, with protein MERRTHYPNYNVLNEQEHWDDHTREIVQKRLEVPGNFQKLTGEQAEMIRAMAALFVDDSRRELLDAVVKHFDSKLGSDIGEAQRKAGVPPFAQLVKQGLAALDKLAQAEHGCAFAKLRPEQQTALLVGLEHATLSLPETDGMQVPGQPFFQKMLSESVSAYYSHPTVWSEIGYGGPAYPRGYVRSELGLTDPWEARKDA; from the coding sequence ATGGAACGCAGAACGCATTATCCGAACTATAACGTACTGAACGAACAGGAGCACTGGGACGACCATACGCGGGAGATCGTGCAAAAACGGCTGGAGGTCCCAGGGAATTTTCAAAAGCTGACCGGGGAGCAGGCCGAGATGATCCGCGCGATGGCCGCCCTGTTTGTCGATGACAGCCGCCGCGAACTGCTCGATGCGGTCGTCAAACACTTCGACAGTAAGCTGGGCAGCGACATCGGCGAGGCGCAGCGCAAAGCGGGCGTGCCTCCGTTTGCGCAGCTGGTCAAACAGGGCCTCGCCGCGCTGGACAAGCTGGCGCAGGCGGAACATGGCTGTGCGTTTGCCAAGCTGCGACCGGAGCAGCAGACGGCGCTGTTGGTCGGGCTGGAACATGCCACCTTGAGCTTGCCGGAAACGGACGGGATGCAGGTGCCGGGCCAGCCGTTTTTTCAAAAGATGCTGTCGGAGTCGGTCAGCGCTTATTACTCGCACCCGACCGTCTGGTCGGAGATCGGCTATGGCGGCCCGGCCTATCCGCGCGGGTATGTGCGCAGCGAGCTGGGGTTGACCGACCCGTGGGAGGCGAGAAAAGATGCGTAG
- a CDS encoding S8 family serine peptidase, which yields MKKQWYGALGATLALGLALSAAAPVQAASVTYVEQGKDSILVKVKHGKNADQIAAKAGVQKGKRLGKSDWHVFQVPAGKLSFWLDKLKQNGDVELVEADQEVSILTTTPNDPNFSSQWYLNKIQAPQAWDFTQGSSMRKIAILDTGVDVDHPDLIGKVLTGYDFVNGDTNADDDQGHGTAVAGVAAAYGNNSIGTAGVDWNAKILPVKVLNASGSGTTSNIINGIYYAADQGANVINLSLAGGSYSSAMQAAINYAYNAGAIIVAAADDYANPSYPAGYANVVGVTATSSTDVPSINASYIDIGAPGINITTTKMGGGIATYSGASYSAAIVSGVMTLGWSCNLSYSNTTVQNRVLTQVDPIAGAAFGRVNAFKTVYGF from the coding sequence ATGAAAAAACAATGGTACGGAGCGCTGGGTGCAACGCTTGCGCTCGGATTGGCGCTGTCTGCAGCGGCACCGGTGCAGGCTGCGTCTGTCACCTATGTCGAGCAAGGCAAAGACAGCATTCTGGTCAAAGTGAAGCATGGCAAAAATGCGGACCAGATCGCAGCCAAAGCGGGCGTGCAAAAAGGCAAGCGGCTCGGCAAGAGCGACTGGCACGTCTTTCAAGTACCGGCGGGCAAGCTCTCGTTCTGGCTGGACAAGCTGAAGCAAAACGGAGATGTGGAACTGGTGGAAGCCGATCAGGAAGTGAGCATCCTGACGACGACGCCGAACGACCCGAATTTTAGCAGCCAGTGGTATCTCAATAAAATTCAAGCCCCGCAGGCGTGGGACTTCACGCAGGGCTCGTCGATGCGCAAGATCGCGATCCTCGACACCGGAGTGGACGTGGATCATCCCGATCTGATCGGGAAGGTCCTGACCGGCTATGACTTTGTCAACGGCGACACCAATGCGGATGACGACCAAGGGCATGGCACGGCGGTGGCCGGTGTGGCGGCTGCGTACGGCAACAACAGTATCGGTACGGCCGGCGTGGACTGGAACGCGAAGATCTTGCCGGTCAAAGTGCTGAACGCATCCGGCTCCGGCACCACGTCGAACATCATCAACGGCATCTACTACGCGGCCGATCAGGGAGCGAACGTGATCAACCTGTCGCTGGCCGGCGGCAGCTATTCGTCGGCGATGCAAGCGGCAATCAACTATGCCTATAACGCAGGCGCGATCATTGTCGCGGCGGCGGACGACTATGCCAACCCGTCGTATCCGGCCGGGTATGCCAACGTGGTTGGCGTGACGGCGACCTCGTCCACAGACGTTCCGTCGATCAACGCCAGCTACATCGACATCGGCGCGCCGGGCATCAACATCACCACGACCAAGATGGGCGGCGGGATCGCGACCTATTCTGGCGCTTCCTACTCGGCCGCGATCGTCTCCGGCGTGATGACGCTCGGCTGGTCGTGCAACCTCTCCTACAGCAACACGACCGTGCAAAACCGCGTCCTGACCCAGGTCGACCCGATCGCAGGCGCTGCGTTTGGCCGTGTCAACGCATTCAAAACGGTATACGGATTCTAA
- a CDS encoding metalloregulator ArsR/SmtB family transcription factor codes for MQLDKMLEFHKALADANRLKIVMLLAAGSLSGQEIAEKLGLTPATVTHHMNLLRNAMVVKGVREKNTIYFELLEKELQTKLQSIMRRVEQVKRTSSSEREKVVQNFFDADGKLKNIPSQRKKKLFVFEHLLQGLEIGHPYTEKEIDEYINRFHEDHCTIRREFVMNHYMYRENGVYTLNPPELWAKIE; via the coding sequence ATGCAGCTGGACAAAATGCTGGAGTTTCACAAGGCGCTGGCCGATGCCAACCGGCTGAAGATCGTCATGCTGCTGGCGGCGGGATCGCTGAGCGGGCAGGAGATCGCCGAGAAGCTGGGGCTGACCCCGGCGACGGTGACGCATCATATGAACCTGTTGCGCAACGCGATGGTCGTCAAAGGGGTGCGGGAGAAGAACACGATCTATTTTGAACTGTTGGAGAAAGAACTGCAGACCAAGTTGCAGTCGATCATGAGGAGGGTGGAACAAGTGAAGCGAACGAGCAGCAGCGAACGGGAGAAAGTGGTGCAAAACTTCTTTGATGCGGACGGGAAGCTGAAGAACATCCCGTCACAGCGGAAGAAAAAATTGTTTGTGTTTGAGCATCTGCTGCAAGGGCTGGAAATCGGGCATCCTTACACCGAAAAAGAAATTGACGAGTACATCAATCGTTTCCATGAGGATCATTGCACGATTCGCCGGGAGTTTGTGATGAACCATTACATGTACCGTGAGAACGGGGTGTACACGCTGAATCCGCCGGAGCTGTGGGCGAAGATTGAGTAA
- a CDS encoding Arc family DNA-binding protein: MTKKKQFPLRLDPKLYEALERWANDEFRSVNSHVEYLLREAVKKAGRLKEEGN; this comes from the coding sequence ATGACCAAAAAAAAGCAGTTCCCGCTGCGCCTCGACCCCAAGCTCTATGAGGCGCTGGAACGCTGGGCGAACGACGAGTTTCGCAGTGTGAACAGCCATGTGGAATACCTGTTGCGGGAAGCGGTCAAGAAAGCGGGCCGCTTAAAAGAAGAAGGGAACTGA